The segment GACAATATGAATTCCATATTTCAAGCCATCACTTGCTAGTTGCTACTGAAACGATTTTTCGAATATCTATAGTGAATTTCTGACAAACTGAAGTTCATTTGTTACCTGTACTGGATTTAACAGCATATTGAGTCTCCTATGTAGGAAAGGACCGATTTGACCTCCACTCTTGGCATTAATAAAGACCAAAAGCGGTCTTGCATCCGGGGGTAAATCAACCAAGCTATACTTCTTCATATAATTAACAGCAGCATGTTTACTTCGTTTAGGTGCCCCTATACCATTTTGCATTCCGTTACCGTTTGGCATGTCCGAGACCTTATTTAAGCAATCTGTGCTCCTGTCCCTGCGTAGTTTCTTCACTACAAGCCCATTAACTAGGCTTTTCGCAGGATTGCTGCCTGAATCCTCCAATAGCTTACCACCATTAGATTGGGCATTCCCATTTTTACCCCTATTTCGCTTTCTTCTCATCTTCCCCCGTATCGAAGCCAACTCGTTTTTAATAGTACTCAGCACTCCGTTAACACCACTTTCTCCGCTGACTTTCACATGTACTGGAGAGAGGATCACCCTCCTTAGAGAGCCAAGATCACAAGCGTCACCAGATTCCTTGGACATAATCATGTGACACTTGACGTGTATTAGACGCTGGCACCAAAGACAGTGCCACATGGGAGAAGCCTCAATGAAAGGAACACCACAAGGTTCATCACAATAGAAGCAAAAAGCAGACATATCGGCACTATCATCCATGTTAACCCATCGCTCGGACCAGTGATGCCTCACATGGTCAGATCCAGCCTGCGCAACGCATTTGCAGTCTTTCGCCGCAGAGCCAGAGCAGTAAAAGTGAGCCGCGACGCCGCATACAGAGCACCGGTGGACAGGGATACTCAGAGCTGCTTTGTTGGAAACGTTCTGGCCGGGGACGAGAGAGTGGAGACAGACGCAGCAGGTGGATGGCTGAGGCCCGTAACCGTAATCATCGGTCCACTGATGATGAGAGAGTGGAACTTTCAGCCGTTTCCatactttcttcttctctctggcGGCAGCTTTGACCCAATTGAGAGAAGTATTGTTCTGCCATTTGAGAAAGGTGTAGACAAGAGCGAGGACACCAAGTGATCCAGTTACAAGCCATCCGAGTATAAAGGGACTATCGGCACCAGAACTGATCAACCACTGAACAAAAGAGAAGCCCACTTCCATCATTGTAGAATCTAATATGCCATTTTAACTTACAGCTTTAGGCCCTgctaagataaaaaaaaaggatccaTGAGAAGGTAAACCTAAAAGAACAATCACAGATTCAATCTGGCAGCATAATTCTAAAAATATGCCAATTCAATTCCAGAAATGAATTGTCTAAGCATCGAAGCTATACGAGATCAAGCAATTCGGAGGAACAAATCAAGCAGAAGGAGTCATGTAAAATCGAGAAGCGATCTAATCGACGGAGAaacttcaaacaaaaaaaagaatctagATCTGACGCGAATACTGACAGATGATGAGTCAATTTAAAATCTGTACCATATGAAATCAAATTCACAGAATCGGATCCGAGTTCACGACGGAGAACGGTGAGGTGAAATTTTAAACCCCAGATTTTACGAGCACCGGTCAAAAAATTTCTCCAAAATCCTATTCCTCCTCTAAGCCAGCGAAgctgagaaagagaaagagaaagagaggagagagaaggagagTTCGTATAACGAAAGGTGAAAAGCAAAAGGCGGGACTTGGCCTATATACGCGCTACAAACGAGCGATCAGTCTCTCCTGTTCGTCGGTGTTGGCTTGGTCTTTTACCATTGTACCCCTCACTCAAGTCCTTTTATGACGTCACTTGCAAAGaaataagtaaatttaattttgacgATCCAAGTATATATTATAGTTATTTTTTAACGAAATtgatactgttttttttttacaccaAAACCTACTCTACTAAGTAGAAGTCTACCGATTCAGAAAACCAAATCGGAAATATAAAATCTACATATAACATACATAACTTCATGAGAGTTCCTCGTACCACATGTAAACTTGTCcgttattatattttgtgttcttaaaatatgtttggttttaaagtttaaaaaaaagttttattttggCAAAATTTTTCCATATGTATAGAAAAAATTGACTATTTTTCGGATAACGACACCATCTTCAACAGTTAAAAACAATCCGTCACATATACTATATCTGAGAACTATAGAATTTTCATACACTTCATAATCCAAATCAATAAATTTACTAGGATAATATGCGTGTATGCACGAAATGAGcttttatattaatgtttgttTATTAAATAGTTTAACATTTTGCAACACTATGATTTTTGTCAATTGTAAATtgacaaatataaattttggttgattcagattttctgatttttgttattatacTCATTAGTCTCATTCATGTTTTACTATTTATTAGGTTAGGTTTGGTTGTAAACTGACAAATACAAATGTTGGTTTattagttgttatttttatgtttttctaaatattatggTTATTTAAACATTTGATCTGATATggtctatttttaaaaaaatattcatattatttataaaatatcatgaAATTTACTTTAATCTAATTAAATTCGATCGAACTCGATTCAAATCGGTGGAACCACAATGATCCATGACCCAAGAAAATTTCGGTTTGCTAGCCGATCCAGTTGTAAAAAtactgaaaaaaatatatatgtcacAATTAGATTGATGTCatgttttttgttaaaattgaaTACGGTAATAACatatgcaaaacaaaaaaaagatatttaggGGATATTTTGGTATTCTCTTTgtcaaacacaaaacaaattttatttttgaaatccaAGGCAAATATTTAACCCTTTAATACATTCTATTATTAAACTTTTTGATAATCACAATTTACTAATTAGAGAATGgtattgtataatatattttttttcttttaaaaaagttgttaaccaaaaaaggaaaatcaGCCTTTAAACAATAGGAAAAGATTAAGGCCCAATGGGCCAAGTTTCCTTGGACGCCAGGCGgtgaaaacaaaaaggaaaaccCTAAAGTGtctataaaataagaaatcaaaACCTATTAGTTGTTAATTGAGGCGCAAGCTATCGATTAGCCTCTTTTTATATAACTCCTGTGTCCAGCCCTCGTTGATTTCTTCTTTCAGATTATATAAGTttatcctctctctctttcgctcagtttctttacttttgtttaatcTCAATATGGAGGATGATGATCTACAGAGACCCTATTCTGTTTGCACCAGAGATTATCTTAAAGAGAAGATGAATAAACAGATCAATGATATCTCCGAGATTTTCTGCGTTTCCAACTCCGACGCGACTGTACTACTCATGAAACTCCGGTGGAACTCGCAGCTTCTTTCAGAGCGTTTGTGCCAAGAAAACAAGAAACTGTTGTCTGAGTCAGGTTTGAAACCAGTTGTTACTGACACCAAAAAAGATTTATCAGATTCTTCTTGTGATGAGTTTTATGAGTTCTTTGATGACgtcaatgatgatgatgatgttaagACCTCCACACCCTTTTGTTCTCACAAGTTCTCCACTACTTATTGGAGTAAGTATCTTGAGAAGAACTTCTTCTCCGTGAAGAAAACCCTAGCTACAATCTCTTGTCCTCACCAAGACTGTGGAGCTGCAGTGGGGCGTGACACGATCGAGAAGCTAACGGTGAAGGATAAAGATAGGTACGATGAGTATATTCTGAGATCTTACCTCGGGAAACGCAAGAGACAGATCAAACAGTGTCCTGCACAAGGTTGCAGTTACTTCATTGAGTTTCCTcggagtgttgatgctgaagaGTATGGTTTGAACGTTGTGTGTCTATGCGGTCATACCTTCTGTTGGAGATGCAGACTCGAGTCACACGGACCTGTGACGTGCAAGAACGCCTCTGACTGGCTGTCTAGAGACTTGGAGAAGTTGTCCAAGTCACTGAGCGTTTCCTGGATCGAAGCCAACAGGAAGCCTTGCCCTCACTGCCTATCTCCTGTGGAGATTGGTCTTGGTTCACTAGACTCCAAGTTCGAGTCTTGTGCCTACTGCaggtctgaaaaaaaaaaaaaaaaaaaacaaaaccaaatcttaatATTGTTAAGTTTTTATAGTTAACAGCATGATTAACCCGGGGTTcttaacttttaactaaaaatctaattttaagaaccgattcttagttttttttagttaaaacttaaaagttaaGAAATAGTTTCTTAACTCCCGCTAAGAACCCCACCCTAAGAACTCGGATTAATCATGGTCTAAGTGTTAATCATCATGTACTAATctgtgtttgtgtttttttttctcttggtTTTAGTGGTAGCTTCTGTTGGGAGTGTATGCAGTCAGAAGAATCCCACAAAACGGAATCAGGATCTTATGATGGAGACTGTCTTGAATCGGAAACGGAGGAGGATCCACCAGAAGTGGATACTTCGTGTTTGGATCGCTGGGAGGCTAGTGAGGTCTCATTGGTGGAAGCTAAATCCGAGCTCCAAGCTTTCGAGGAATCCAACAGCacgaaagaagaagaatacGTTAAGGTTACGAGAGAAGGACTGATGCTGATTGTTCAGTGCAGACAGTTCCTAAAATGGAGCTGTGTGTATGAACACATCCACCTAGAGCACGAGGCCTCGAAGAAGGAGTTTCTGAGATTCCTACAAGACTATGCAAGCACACTAGTCCAGAGTTTCTCAGAGACTTTGAAGGAGGAAACAAGAAAGGCCTTGTCTGAACCTACTAGTTTCGAGGAGGTTACTTGCTACAGGGGAAATATATCAGCCGTGACAAGCAGCATTGGTAACTACTTCTATAACTTCTCCAAGGCTCTACGAGATGGTTTGGACGTTGTGGAGGTGAAGCACTATGACGACTTTTCTCCTTGCTGGCTATGTGACCGGTGCACCTATGCGAACACCTGGCTCCATAAGGCGTGTCAGATGTGCTGTGATGAATCTGCTGTGGAGAAGCCAAAGTGATTCGTTTATTAggaaaaatgtttttattttgctCTGTTAATTTCTTGAGACTAGTTCTCGTCATGCCCTTATAAAACCAATGTTTTTCATCTCGTTAGTTCACACCACCTTGACGTTTTTAAGGGTTTACCAATTATACCACCGATGCAAGAACCTAGAAAgctcaaataaaaaaaagagcaaACTGTGCATATGTACAAATACACAACTAGCTTTATGTTAGCTTCAAGCTGTTCTCTCACTCACTCACTGTCCACCTCTCAGGTACACCAACAATCCTTTGAAGCAGTTTTAACCACTCCAGAAATCGCTAGTCTATCTTCTGGTGAGCTTTCTGTGCAGAGAATAGCCATAGCATACCATccaaaaactataaattagGTTTCAGTCAACGTAGAGCTTTAAAAGAATATTCAAGTCTTGCATGATCAAGCAAGAGGATGATTTTCCTTCCTTTTTTCCAAGCGGGCTGACCAAAACCGAGTTCAAGAGGCGTTTATTGTGCACAGTGTGACCATTCTGTCTCGGACAAAGAGTTTATGACATGAGTCAAGCTATGTGTCCCACAAGTTTTGACTTCTATCTATGTCCTTGTTTAATATCAACGTAACATATacataatcatttatatatttttgtttattgaaCGGATAAATTATAATCATGATTAAGGTCCAATGGGCCCTATTTCTTAACTAGAAAAGGTTGAATTAtatcaaaaaaaagtttgtgaTAGTGGGAAACAGAACAAAATGTTGCAACTCTCCATTATCCTTTTCCCCTGTAGGAgagtaaaaaaaggaaaacccTAGACTGTAGAGGAAAAAGGAAATCTCTAGACAacaacgaaaaaaaaaactcaattgcGATCATTCTCTCTGATCTTCCGAGTTAATATTGTTGATTGAGGCACAAGCTATCTATTGTTTGAGGCTCAAGCTATCTGTAAAGCCCTAACCTTAGTTATTTGATCCCTCTCttcttttacttcttctttttggTAATTTGCTGATTTGtgtttattgtattttatttttgtcaattCTCAAGAAATTAATGGAGGGAGATCAACAGGGACCATACTCTGTTCTAACCAGAAATGAAGTTAAAGACAAAATGAAGAAACAGATCGATGATATCTCAGGAGTCTTCTACGTTTCAAAAAACGACGCCACCGTCCTCT is part of the Raphanus sativus cultivar WK10039 chromosome 5, ASM80110v3, whole genome shotgun sequence genome and harbors:
- the LOC108856264 gene encoding diacylglycerol kinase 2; translated protein: MMEVGFSFVQWLISSGADSPFILGWLVTGSLGVLALVYTFLKWQNNTSLNWVKAAAREKKKVWKRLKVPLSHHQWTDDYGYGPQPSTCCVCLHSLVPGQNVSNKAALSIPVHRCSVCGVAAHFYCSGSAAKDCKCVAQAGSDHVRHHWSERWVNMDDSADMSAFCFYCDEPCGVPFIEASPMWHCLWCQRLIHVKCHMIMSKESGDACDLGSLRRVILSPVHVKVSGESGVNGVLSTIKNELASIRGKMRRKRNRGKNGNAQSNGGKLLEDSGSNPAKSLVNGLVVKKLRRDRSTDCLNKVSDMPNGNGMQNGIGAPKRSKHAAVNYMKKYSLVDLPPDARPLLVFINAKSGGQIGPFLHRRLNMLLNPVQVFELGSCQGPDAGLDLCSKVKYFRVLVCGGDGTVAWVLDAIEKRNFESPPPVAILPLGTGNDLSRVLQWGRGISVVDGQGSLRTFLQDIDHAAVTMLDRWSVKIVEESTKIFPARESHKFMMNYLGIGCDAKVAYEFHMMRQENPEKFCSQFVNKLRYAKEGARDIMDRACADLPWQVWLEVDGKDIDIPKDSEGLIVLNIGSYMGGVDLWQNDYEHDDDDSFSIQSMHDKTLEVVCVRGAWHLGKLQVGLSQARRLAQGKVIKIHVSSPFPVQIDGEPFIQQPGCLEITHHGQVFMLRRASDEPRGHAAAIMNEVLLDAECKGVINACQKKELLQQMALHLS
- the LOC108860415 gene encoding probable E3 ubiquitin-protein ligase ARI13 gives rise to the protein MEDDDLQRPYSVCTRDYLKEKMNKQINDISEIFCVSNSDATVLLMKLRWNSQLLSERLCQENKKLLSESGLKPVVTDTKKDLSDSSCDEFYEFFDDVNDDDDVKTSTPFCSHKFSTTYWSKYLEKNFFSVKKTLATISCPHQDCGAAVGRDTIEKLTVKDKDRYDEYILRSYLGKRKRQIKQCPAQGCSYFIEFPRSVDAEEYGLNVVCLCGHTFCWRCRLESHGPVTCKNASDWLSRDLEKLSKSLSVSWIEANRKPCPHCLSPVEIGLGSLDSKFESCAYCSGSFCWECMQSEESHKTESGSYDGDCLESETEEDPPEVDTSCLDRWEASEVSLVEAKSELQAFEESNSTKEEEYVKVTREGLMLIVQCRQFLKWSCVYEHIHLEHEASKKEFLRFLQDYASTLVQSFSETLKEETRKALSEPTSFEEVTCYRGNISAVTSSIGNYFYNFSKALRDGLDVVEVKHYDDFSPCWLCDRCTYANTWLHKACQMCCDESAVEKPK